AGCCTAGTCGTTATCTTCGATCACCTATTTTCTGTCCGTTGacgaattaaaaaataaaaaactgtCCGTTGGATCCACCCATATCTCATCACCCAATATTAATCCAACGGTTAGGAGTCGAATCCAAAACTTATTTCTTGAATAtactttcttttcaattttcttttcctttttctctctttctctaaAAGAAAGGTTTTCTTCAATGGCCGACCGGTGCTGACGTACCAGAGGCGCTTCCCTCCTCATTCCTCTCATCTCCTTTCACCAGATCCGGTACTGCTTTCCGTTCAATTCACCgaatcaattttaaaacattcatttctatttattttttaccttttttttctttgattattAACGTCTCagcttttcctttcttttcttttcttttttgtaggGTTTGTTTTCGATAAATTTCTTCTATTTCCATGGCTGCTCCACCTGCAAGAGCTCGAGCTGATTACGACTACCTCATCAAGCTCCTTTTAATCGGCGACAGCGgtaactatttatttattcattttctctcttgatAGTTATACGTATGTATTTGCTCTGAAATTGGATCTACTCATTAAATCTACATTTTTGTGACAATTGTTTGtgttatttttaagtatttattcatttttatttcctaaatATGGAAAACCAAAATGTGAGATTGTCATTTGCATTTCAAGATCTTTGCCTTAgattaaacttgattttaattttacagATGATTTTGATACGATATTTTTTCCGTTAAGCGATGTTGATTCGAATAGAAAAAGTCTCTTATAGTGCCTTATATGGTGAATATATGCTAATGGTATTTTTGGTATTGTCTTTTAGCTTATATTTGATAATGTATTCTGTCTTGATATAGCTTATCGCCATGGGAATATTCTCTCTATCGGTGCTACTGATTTTGAGTATCATTGCGTCGTAGCATGTTCATTTGCAGCAGGAAACTGTTTTTTAATGGTCTGAGCATATCATCAGTCCAAATACTTTGGCAAATTTTGGGAGTTAGTTATTGTAAGTTAGAAATTAAATCCtctaaactttttaaatttaaaaatttgagccAAATTGTTGACAACTTTAGTATTTTCTGTAAACATTTGCATACTATGAGgtattcttaataataatttgcTTCTGAAGTTGTTGCATGGGTCTATAGATGATGtcaaattttgacagaaaatacTAATGTAGTCAGCAATTGGATTAGGATTTTTAAATCGAAAAAGTAAGAtgatttaacttttaactttttaagtacgaggactaaatttcaaacttcattcAAGTACATGGACTGATGACATAATTTGAccttttttaattcatttgattGGTTGCTAGAGATAGTTATAATTGTCTATAATTAGGGATTAATAGTTGGTATTGTGGTGATTTTAAAGGAGGTTTTCTTGATATTCACACTTTCTTTTGAATTCGAATTCTATTTACTTATGCTGTTGTGTGCTTGTCAGGTGTGGGTAAGAGTTGCCTCCTTTTGCGTTTCTCAGATGGCTCATTTACTACTAGTTTTATCACGACAATTGGGTAGCTCTTTTTTGTAATTGCAGTGCAGTGgtcttcattttattattactatgtTTCTACTAGGAGCATGTTGTTTAAAGGTTGTGTTTACTTTGGCAGAATTGACTTTAAGATAAGGACTATAGAGCTTGATGGAAAAAGGATCAAACTGCAAATTTGGGATACTGCTGGGCAAGAGCGGTTTCGAACAATTACAACCGGTTAGTTTTTGGGCTTTGAAGGTGTCACTGACTAGAAATACATGTCTGGTCAGAATTATAACATAATGATTGACTTTATGCTTGGTCTGTTAGGAAGTCATGGGCTTTTACCCTCGGTGGTGAAATTTTGTTTCTGCTTAGTCTTTTCTTCCATGCCGCAAACATGGTTGCTTGCTCCTTTTTTCTAAAATACTTATCTTGTTTTATCCTTTTGGAATGTGCCTTTGGGTTATTCACTTTATTTTAGTAGCTGCAAATGAATgacataatattttcattttgtgcAGCTTACTACCGTGGAGCCATGGGTATTTTGCTCGTGTATGATGTGACTGATGAGTCATCTTTCAATAGTAAGCACTGTACTTTTTgtcattgaaaatttgaaagttcaTACATGTCTGCCTTCTTGCACTTTGGGATCTTTAGAAATGTTTAATGTTTCCATCAAATTTTGCTTGTTATTGGAACTTTTCTATTACGTGCATGTTTATAATTGAAAGCATACTCCTTATCCAGTGATTTGAAATCTTATTCACTCTCcattttaattatcttatcaACTGTACTAATATCCCTTCTTGCTTAGACATTAGAAATTGGATTCGTAATATTGAACAGCATGCTTCGGACAATGTCAACAAGATTCTGGTTGGCAATAAGGCTGACATGGATGAAAGCAAAAGGgtttgtttcttctttctcttccaTATTCACATTTGTGATTCTGTTCATATCCTTTTTCGGTCACCTTCTGTTTGCCATATTAGCtgtgattgttttttttttttgtcaagttGACCCTTAACTTATTGTTCAGGCCGTCCCTACCTCAAAGGGCCAAGCTCTTGCTGATGAATATGGCATCAAGTTCTTTGAGACTGTATGTAATTTTACTGCAGATGTAGTTTTCCAATGTTTAGTTGATCTTTCCTGCATGCTCAATAGCTGCTCTATTTTGTAGAGTGCAAAAACAAACTTAAACGTTGAGGAGGTTTTCTTTTCAATAGCGCGGGATATTAAGCAAAGACTTGCTGATACTGACTCGAAGGCTGAGGTACGGTTTCTTTTACTCGAAGTATCAGCTTTTCTCATAACACATGcaaattagtgattaattatgcaaatccaatttctttttgtcattttgataatcttttcattctcttttgcaGCCACAGACGATTAAAATCAACCAAGCAGACCAGGCAGGAGGGGCTGCAGCAAATGCTCAAAAATCAGGATGCTGCGGGTGAACAAACTCTGTGGAGGGTACATGTTCTTCTCTAGGGACCCATTTTGGTGCGccaaaattaattttgtcaCGACTATATTGTTATTGCTTGTATTCTCCTGcctatcattattttatatctGCAACTCTTTGGTGTGAAATGTTAGATCCATggtaatttacaaaaattatttatattaaaattatttttcctattttggAAGAAACTCGTGTCcaacattttcatttgtttagtTGAAATTAAGAACTGCCCTAGTAGCCAAaaaacacaaacataatttaatgATCAAGAACAGATAATGTGCTcataaactttgttttaaaatggcTTAagatgcgtatatatatatatatatatatatatatatgtaagattCTTTTATGAGTGCATATATGGATGGAGAATTTGGGTTGAGGATTTGCTTAGTGCTAGTATTGCTAGGATAGAATGGGATCGGATGTCACATCTTTGCTTTTTTGTAATTGAAGTTGAACTGTCGTATATCTATGTGGAGAACATAAATATGATATTCTTTGAATTGCTTCTTTTGTTACATGCgagaattatatgaaaaatgttATTTTCTCAGAATCATCATCACTTTAAatgttgcttttttttttttatatatatatatataaaattaaaatgcattTGTGACATGACTAGATGAGACATGTAGCATACAATTCCACCCAAGTTTTATTCCTCATTTGTTTAGAATATATGATGAATGCCACTCTAGAATTTTAGAGATCCTAATCCATTATTGGATTATTTACCACTTCGAAATCGAATTCATGAACAGCCAATTTTTGCTCCGAATCTAAACACTTTTTTAAATTCCGAATCgagcttttgtttttcttgaaggaaataataataaaggatgGATTATTTCTTCAACCTCTGATTTTggataatatttttagatttaaaaaaatcattttgcacaaaaaaaagttcaaaatatgTACGGAGAAAGCTTGATCTGTTGAATGTTATAACGTTTATATAATGTGAAAAATGTTaattgcttattttaaaatttttaaaaatatataatggcAATAAAAGAAttgtatatatgtaaatattaaatgttaaataaaacaatatttttcaaagtaaaattaaaaacaag
The sequence above is a segment of the Gossypium raimondii isolate GPD5lz chromosome 4, ASM2569854v1, whole genome shotgun sequence genome. Coding sequences within it:
- the LOC105768224 gene encoding ras-related protein RABE1c, which translates into the protein MAAPPARARADYDYLIKLLLIGDSGVGKSCLLLRFSDGSFTTSFITTIGIDFKIRTIELDGKRIKLQIWDTAGQERFRTITTAYYRGAMGILLVYDVTDESSFNNIRNWIRNIEQHASDNVNKILVGNKADMDESKRAVPTSKGQALADEYGIKFFETSAKTNLNVEEVFFSIARDIKQRLADTDSKAEPQTIKINQADQAGGAAANAQKSGCCG